A stretch of the Lolium perenne isolate Kyuss_39 chromosome 3, Kyuss_2.0, whole genome shotgun sequence genome encodes the following:
- the LOC139837547 gene encoding uncharacterized protein, whose protein sequence is MEMMAANGGVEREQQGVGRRFQMPLHYPRYTRENYEVMPEWQLDRLLSNYGLPVQGTLHHKRSFAIGSFLWGAGGN, encoded by the coding sequence ATGGAGATGATGGCGGCGAACGGCGGCGTGGAGCGGGAGCAGCAGGGAGTGGGGCGCCGCTTCCAGATGCCGCTGCACTACCCGAGGTACACCAGGGAGAACTACGAGGTCATGCCCGAGTGGCAGCTCGACCGCCTCCTCTCCAACTACGGCCTCCCCGTCCAAGGCACCCTCCACCACAAGCGCAGCTTCGCCATTGGATCCTTCCTGTGGGGCGCTGGCGGCAACTGA